The Anguilla anguilla isolate fAngAng1 chromosome 4, fAngAng1.pri, whole genome shotgun sequence genome has a window encoding:
- the LOC118226422 gene encoding nuclear factor 7, brain-like isoform X2 — MPESLSSASSTSSDFSGACSIHGNAVVVYCRDCEVMVCDTCLTDRSHHKHDFVTLKSGFELQIEAATKRVKKLKTSLMMQTAIKSQVTKAKNDLEEMFTVAKENVAEQYREIRELMDQNMQQAFLLIQALNQSMIQDMDQLVRFGEEYEEKKKSVQQAVKQLQRTQDTDDATIIMIDEVETGIEEIEDYHRNFLDVITFDNRRLKALEDSISKIVQMNKDLLPRPWEFGENITFDDSETHEHLRISGDKTKVQYGVSLYPNKRQKRKQKETVANVLASQSFTEGSHYWEVNVRNTGRWTVGVVDQGWLKKGVQALGQDRLSWALQMDGDSLAALHNDDTIMIRESVIERLGVFLDFKKGRLQFFNVLSGTVLHTFAGKFKNPLSPAFSIESQEGSTAVMRLCALMPKDLERSYSREDRRMSSDSGLERAMN; from the exons ATGCCCGAGTCACTGTCATCCGCGTCTTCAACATCGAGTGATTTCTCAGGCGCATGCAGCATTCATGGAAATGCTGTGGTCGTCTACTGCAGAGACTGTGAAGTGATGGTCTGTGACACCTGCCTGACCGACCGCAGTCATCACAAGCATGACTTTGTTACGCTGAAGAGCGGCTTTGAATTACAGATC GAGGCAGCGACAAAAAGAGTGAAGAAGCTTAAGACCAGCCTGATGATGCAAACTGCTATCAAATCTCAGGTGACTAAAGCGAAGAATGACCTtgag GAGATGTTCACCgtggcaaaagaaaatgtagcaGAGCAGTACCGGGAGATACGGGAACTGATGGATCAGAATATGCAGCAGGCGTTCCTGCTGATACAGGCCCTGAACCAGAGCATGATTCAGGACATGGATCAACTTGTTCGATTTGGGGAAGAATACGAGGAGAAGAAGAAATCCGTTCAGCAGGCTGTGAAACAGCTCCAAAGAACGCAGGACACAGATGATGCTACCATAATCATG ATTGATGAAGTGGAAACAGG AATTGAAGAAATAGAAGATTATCACAGAAACTTTTTGGATGTAATAACGTTTGACAACAGAAGACTGAAGGCTCTTGAAGATTCCATTTCAAAGATTGTGCAAATGAACAAGGATCTGCTGCCCCGGCCATGGGAAT TTGGAGAGAATATCACTTTTGATGATAGTGAAACTCATGAACACCTGAGGATTTCTGGAGACAAGACCAAGGTGCAATACGGCGTATCGCTTTACCCcaacaaaaggcaaaaaaggAAGCAAAAAGAGACTGTGGCCAATGTTCTGGCTTCCCAGTCCTTTACTGAGGGGAGTCACTACTGGGAAGTGAATGTAAGGAACACAGGGCGCTGGACTGTAGGTGTGGTAGATCAGGGCTGGTTGAAGAAGGGTGTCCAGGCTCTGGGCCAAGACAGGCTGTCATGGGCTCTGCAGATGGATGGGGACTCGCTGGCAGCCCTGCACAATGATGACACCATCATGATCAGAGAGTCAGTGATAGAACGGCTGGGAGTCTTCCTTGACTTCAAAAAGGGAAGACTGCAGTTCTTTAATGTTCTCAGCGGAACTGTCCTGCACACGTTTGCGGGTAAGTTCAAGAATCCCCTTTCCCCTGCCTTCAGCATTGAATCTCAAGAAGGCAGCACAGCTGTGATGAGGCTTTGTGCCCTCATGCCGAAGGATTTGGAGAGAAGTTATAGCAGAGAGGACCGGAGAATGTCATCAGATTCAGGCCTTGAGAGAGCTATGAACTGA
- the LOC118226422 gene encoding nuclear factor 7, brain-like isoform X1: MPESLSSASSTSSDFSGACSIHGNAVVVYCRDCEVMVCDTCLTDRSHHKHDFVTLKSGFELQIEAATKRVKKLKTSLMMQTAIKSQVTKAKNDLEEMFTVAKENVAEQYREIRELMDQNMQQAFLLIQALNQSMIQDMDQLVRFGEEYEEKKKSVQQAVKQLQRTQDTDDATIIMKIDEVETGIEEIEDYHRNFLDVITFDNRRLKALEDSISKIVQMNKDLLPRPWEFGENITFDDSETHEHLRISGDKTKVQYGVSLYPNKRQKRKQKETVANVLASQSFTEGSHYWEVNVRNTGRWTVGVVDQGWLKKGVQALGQDRLSWALQMDGDSLAALHNDDTIMIRESVIERLGVFLDFKKGRLQFFNVLSGTVLHTFAGKFKNPLSPAFSIESQEGSTAVMRLCALMPKDLERSYSREDRRMSSDSGLERAMN, translated from the exons ATGCCCGAGTCACTGTCATCCGCGTCTTCAACATCGAGTGATTTCTCAGGCGCATGCAGCATTCATGGAAATGCTGTGGTCGTCTACTGCAGAGACTGTGAAGTGATGGTCTGTGACACCTGCCTGACCGACCGCAGTCATCACAAGCATGACTTTGTTACGCTGAAGAGCGGCTTTGAATTACAGATC GAGGCAGCGACAAAAAGAGTGAAGAAGCTTAAGACCAGCCTGATGATGCAAACTGCTATCAAATCTCAGGTGACTAAAGCGAAGAATGACCTtgag GAGATGTTCACCgtggcaaaagaaaatgtagcaGAGCAGTACCGGGAGATACGGGAACTGATGGATCAGAATATGCAGCAGGCGTTCCTGCTGATACAGGCCCTGAACCAGAGCATGATTCAGGACATGGATCAACTTGTTCGATTTGGGGAAGAATACGAGGAGAAGAAGAAATCCGTTCAGCAGGCTGTGAAACAGCTCCAAAGAACGCAGGACACAGATGATGCTACCATAATCATG AAGATTGATGAAGTGGAAACAGG AATTGAAGAAATAGAAGATTATCACAGAAACTTTTTGGATGTAATAACGTTTGACAACAGAAGACTGAAGGCTCTTGAAGATTCCATTTCAAAGATTGTGCAAATGAACAAGGATCTGCTGCCCCGGCCATGGGAAT TTGGAGAGAATATCACTTTTGATGATAGTGAAACTCATGAACACCTGAGGATTTCTGGAGACAAGACCAAGGTGCAATACGGCGTATCGCTTTACCCcaacaaaaggcaaaaaaggAAGCAAAAAGAGACTGTGGCCAATGTTCTGGCTTCCCAGTCCTTTACTGAGGGGAGTCACTACTGGGAAGTGAATGTAAGGAACACAGGGCGCTGGACTGTAGGTGTGGTAGATCAGGGCTGGTTGAAGAAGGGTGTCCAGGCTCTGGGCCAAGACAGGCTGTCATGGGCTCTGCAGATGGATGGGGACTCGCTGGCAGCCCTGCACAATGATGACACCATCATGATCAGAGAGTCAGTGATAGAACGGCTGGGAGTCTTCCTTGACTTCAAAAAGGGAAGACTGCAGTTCTTTAATGTTCTCAGCGGAACTGTCCTGCACACGTTTGCGGGTAAGTTCAAGAATCCCCTTTCCCCTGCCTTCAGCATTGAATCTCAAGAAGGCAGCACAGCTGTGATGAGGCTTTGTGCCCTCATGCCGAAGGATTTGGAGAGAAGTTATAGCAGAGAGGACCGGAGAATGTCATCAGATTCAGGCCTTGAGAGAGCTATGAACTGA